The DNA window CGCCCGCCGGTGCTGGCGGTAGTCCATGCGGGGCAGGTTATCGCTCATGGCTCTGCTCCTTTCTGCGGTGGGGTTCCTCCCGGCGCAAAATCTGGTCGATGTTCCGCTTGACGGTCTGCAACTCCTTGAACCGCTGTTTCTGTTCGTGGTAGGTGTTATACAGGCCGTCTTTCTCGGAGATAAGCTGCTCGATCTCGGCCTGCAACGCTTTCCGGGCGGGCAGCTTGGTGATGCCATGCGCCTTGAAATACCGGGCGGCGGCTTCGGCTATGATAAAATCGCTCTCGTTTGCCTGCCGGTAGGCGGCGCGGGCTTTCTCGGATTTCTGCGCTTTCAGCCCGTCGCGGGTGGGCTTGGTCTTGGCATAGGCAAGTACCTGTTGCTGCAACTCCTTTTTCCCTTGTAGCTTCGTTTCCAGTGCTTTCAGTTCGCCGCTGGTCTGGCGCATTTCCTGATAGGCGGTATCAACGGCGGCTTCTAACTGCTCCGGGGAAGTAAAGCCGTATTCCTGATACACATTCAGCGTCGCGGCCATTTGTTTGAGGTTGTGCATGGTCGCCCAGCGTTCATAGCCCCGGCCTTTGCCCTCGGCCATTTTCTGCTCAATGTCCACAAGCCGCTGCACACCGTCCTGCTTCGGGGCGGTTTGTGGGGCTTTTGTGTTCCCATGCCGGGGGTATTCGAGTATGGCTGCGGCCTTTTCTGTGGCTCTGGCGGCGTTCTGCTCCAAAACGGAAAGGACAGCGGTGCGGTCAAAGTCGTCGCCCAGCTTCCGGGCGGTAATGGGCTTTGTCCTGTCCGGCGTGAGATAGGACAGCCGCCCCCGGCTCTCCTTGACGGTCACGCCCTCCCGCAGCAGCAGAGAGGAAAATTCGTCAAAGCTGGCGGCGGTGGCAAGGGCTTTCCGTATGGTCTGCCGCAGCTTCTCCTTGTTCGTTTCAAACTTGGTCTGCCGGGGCGTGATACCGCCTGCAATCATGGGGGCGTTCTGCTTGTCCAGCGCAGCCTGTCCCTTTTTCTGCGCCCAATACTCCCGGTCGGTCACGCGGTTCTTGCTGCCGTTCAAGAGGTCGATTTGGTAAAGCCCCTCCCGGTGGCACATCTCCATGACTTCGGATTTGAAGTAGCGCAAGGCAGCGTCGGTACAGCGGTGCTTGCAGCCGGCTTTCGTGTCGGCTGGCCTGTCCATGTAGGGCAGGAACGGTACTTCCTCTATCCGCAGGCTGTTAATGACGATATGCACATGGATATTGCCGCTGTGGTTGTGGCCGTCCGGGTGGGTGCATACAAGGGCTTGGTGGCCGGGGAAATGCTCGGCGCAAAACTTCTCGCCCAATGCCTGCGCCCGGTCTACGGTCAAGCCGTTGTCCGGCCCGTCCCGTGGGTCAAAGCTGATGATATAGTGGTGGCTTTTCACATCTTCCCGCCGCTGGTTCTTCCCATAGCGGAGATTTGCCCGCATACAGGCAACGGCAAAATCCTCCCCGCCGCAGTTCAGCGTTGACAGCCGGTAGTCCTCGCGGGGGATAAGCCTGCCGGTTTCATCAAGGACGGGCTTCATGGTAAACTCGTCATGCTCAAAGAGAAGATATTGTTCGGCGGCTCCGTAGTCGGCGTTTTTAGAGTTGATATGCTTGAGTGTTGCCAACTGCGTCACCTACTTTCTTGAGGACTTCATACTTGAGGGCGGCAAGGTCGGCTATGGCGGCGCGTACCTCGCCGGACAGCGCATTGTAGGGTGAGCCGTACTCGTTCAGATACCGGGCAATCTGATTGAGGTTGCCGCCGATCCTGCCGTACTCGGCGGCCAGCTTCCCGACAGCGGAGAGCAGTTCATCATTGACCGCCGATACATGGACAACGGGGCGTATGGTCGTGCGCCGTATCGCCTGCCGGAGAAATTCCGACTGGCTGATACCATAGGGCGCAAGCCGCGCTGTGAAGTCGGCGTATTCATCTTCGGACAGCCGGGTTTTCACAACGCGGCTGCGGTGGGGCGTGTTGTATTTCTTTCGCATAGGCTGAAAACCTCCTCTCACTATTCTTATTGCTGACTTTTTTCGGATTTTGGGCGGAGAAAATTTCCTCTCACTCCTCCCATTGCTTAACTTTTCGGGAAATTACAAAAACTTTTTTTTGCATTTCGGCAGAAAAATCCCTCTATACCTCCCATTGGGCAACTTTTTGGAAAATAACAAAAACTGTTTTCAGCTTTTTCGCCCGTAAGGGCGTATAGCAGGGTTTGGGGAAGGCACTCCCCAACAAGTTTCCCGCGAGGGGCAAAACCGCAGAATTGCGGATTTTGGCACCGTGGTAGAAACTTGCTCTTAGTAAGCCGCAGACTGCCCCTGTCCGGGCTTTTCCGTACATAGAGCGAACGGGGCGGGGCTTTCAGCCCGCTGTGCGCGGTCTTTTTTTTCTTTCGCCAAAGATACATTCAAAAGGCCGCCAGCTACCCGCTGTCCGGGGATTTTTCAAATTTTCTTTTGCCTTAGTAATCCGGGAAACAGGATTTTGGCAACCTACGGGGCAGAGAATTTTTCCTTTCACTCCCTACAACACTGCGTTTTGAAATTTGCCAAACGGAGCAGGCAGCTTTTTCTGGCTTCACCTACCTACTACGGGTGACTTTGCGATTTTGCCAAATGGACAACAAAAAAAGCAGCAAATCTTTTTCAGACTTACTGCTTTCACTGGCCGCTGGTGGGCGGCTGGTATTCAGTTTTGGGGCTTATCGGTCAAAGCGAAACTTGAATAGTGCGGAGATTAGCTGCTGCTTCACATATTCCTCAACCTCGGCGTTAACCTGACCGTGTACTTTGGAAAAGTAGCGGATATATCCGGCATAGTGGGAAAGGACGGTGTCGATTGCGTCCGGGTCGCCCTCATGGGCTTTGACGATTGTTTCATAGGGGAGAAGTTTACTCATGGTCTTTTCCCTCCATGAGCCGCCGTAGCCGCTGCAAGGCAAGCTGGATATGCCGCCCCGCTGTGCTGCGTGTCCGGCCAATATGTACGCCGATCACTCGCTGCGGCTGGCGCAGGAAATAGTAACGGAAAATCTCTTCCTGTGTCTGCTCCGGCAAGAGGGCAAGGGCGGCGGCAAGTTCCGCATGGTACAGAACGGCGGTCTGGCCGCAGGCGGTAAAAAGATATTCTTCAAGCTGCTCCGGTTCGGCAAGCTGGACAAACTTCTCATTCATCAGATAGTCAAGAGAAACTTCCCGTTCCCACCTCCGGCGCAGCTTTAAGATTATATCTATGGCTGCGTGACGAATGACAATCTTGCAAAAGGCATTGAATGTGTACTGGATATGCACTTTGTAGGCTTCATCTTCGGTCATGGAAATTCCCCCTCTCTGAATAATAGTGCGGGGCGGCAGCACTCCTTGCTGTCGCCCCTTGATTGCCTATCTGCAAAGGCGGGCGGGGCTGTCAACGGCGGCGCATATGCGCCGTTCATCTTGACTGTTGACTGGCTCGGCTGGCTTTGCCATTTGAGTGTAATTGCTTATTCTTTTTTTATTTGCAGACTTTTGAGGTAGAACGCCTGCTCCTCCCTTTTCTCTGGCTCACTCTCAAAAGGGTTATGCTGTCTAATTCATTCGTTGTCTTACTATTTCATACATCATTATAGATGCAGCACAACTGACATT is part of the Lachnospiraceae bacterium KGMB03038 genome and encodes:
- a CDS encoding helix-turn-helix domain-containing protein, which produces MSKLLPYETIVKAHEGDPDAIDTVLSHYAGYIRYFSKVHGQVNAEVEEYVKQQLISALFKFRFDR
- a CDS encoding sigma-70 family RNA polymerase sigma factor, which produces MTEDEAYKVHIQYTFNAFCKIVIRHAAIDIILKLRRRWEREVSLDYLMNEKFVQLAEPEQLEEYLFTACGQTAVLYHAELAAALALLPEQTQEEIFRYYFLRQPQRVIGVHIGRTRSTAGRHIQLALQRLRRLMEGKDHE
- the mobC gene encoding plasmid mobilization relaxosome protein MobC — protein: MRKKYNTPHRSRVVKTRLSEDEYADFTARLAPYGISQSEFLRQAIRRTTIRPVVHVSAVNDELLSAVGKLAAEYGRIGGNLNQIARYLNEYGSPYNALSGEVRAAIADLAALKYEVLKKVGDAVGNTQAYQL
- a CDS encoding relaxase, with protein sequence MATLKHINSKNADYGAAEQYLLFEHDEFTMKPVLDETGRLIPREDYRLSTLNCGGEDFAVACMRANLRYGKNQRREDVKSHHYIISFDPRDGPDNGLTVDRAQALGEKFCAEHFPGHQALVCTHPDGHNHSGNIHVHIVINSLRIEEVPFLPYMDRPADTKAGCKHRCTDAALRYFKSEVMEMCHREGLYQIDLLNGSKNRVTDREYWAQKKGQAALDKQNAPMIAGGITPRQTKFETNKEKLRQTIRKALATAASFDEFSSLLLREGVTVKESRGRLSYLTPDRTKPITARKLGDDFDRTAVLSVLEQNAARATEKAAAILEYPRHGNTKAPQTAPKQDGVQRLVDIEQKMAEGKGRGYERWATMHNLKQMAATLNVYQEYGFTSPEQLEAAVDTAYQEMRQTSGELKALETKLQGKKELQQQVLAYAKTKPTRDGLKAQKSEKARAAYRQANESDFIIAEAAARYFKAHGITKLPARKALQAEIEQLISEKDGLYNTYHEQKQRFKELQTVKRNIDQILRREEPHRRKEQSHER